One Cellulomonas sp. NS3 genomic region harbors:
- a CDS encoding FAD-dependent oxidoreductase, whose protein sequence is MSAARTRTPRGPSAPRPGSPPDVLVVGGGVVGLAAAWRAVEAGLAVTLLDPDGARGSAGAVHAAAGMLAAVSEAEHGEHALARVNVAAAGLWPAFAHALEDASGVDVGLVASGTLTVAYDAADAVRCRELLALQRSWGLDVHEVTAAGARKRVPLLGPHVSAATWAAGERQVDPRAVVTALRTALGLRDPDGRPTGTARVRVVEGAATGLVRGPGGDVVGVRDRRGEVHPTGLVVLAAGAGSASVVRDEPDVPVPVRPVLGATLRLDAREVPGFRELPVVRGSVQHRPVYVVPRPGGEVVVGATSDEREPTPGTRAGDVFALLRDARALLPGLDELPLVDVTTRARPATPDHLPLVGAGPVPGLVLATGHHRNGVLQTPLTAAALDALFAGEPVPDAVRACDPARFVPRVPAPVPVPAALPVPSRGPA, encoded by the coding sequence ATGAGCGCCGCCCGTACCCGCACTCCCCGCGGCCCGTCCGCACCGCGCCCGGGGTCCCCGCCGGACGTGCTCGTCGTCGGCGGCGGGGTCGTCGGGCTCGCCGCCGCATGGCGCGCGGTCGAGGCCGGGCTGGCGGTGACGCTGCTCGACCCGGACGGCGCGCGCGGGTCCGCCGGGGCCGTGCACGCCGCCGCCGGGATGCTCGCGGCGGTCTCCGAGGCCGAGCACGGCGAGCACGCGCTGGCCCGGGTCAACGTCGCGGCGGCCGGGCTCTGGCCGGCGTTCGCGCACGCGCTCGAGGACGCGTCGGGGGTCGACGTCGGGCTCGTCGCGTCGGGGACGCTCACGGTCGCGTACGACGCCGCGGACGCCGTGCGCTGCCGGGAGCTGCTCGCGCTCCAGCGGTCCTGGGGGCTCGACGTGCACGAGGTCACGGCGGCCGGGGCCCGCAAGCGCGTCCCGCTCCTCGGCCCGCACGTGAGCGCCGCGACGTGGGCCGCCGGCGAGCGGCAGGTCGACCCCCGGGCGGTCGTGACGGCGCTGCGCACGGCGCTCGGGCTCCGCGACCCGGACGGGAGGCCCACGGGCACCGCGCGGGTCCGCGTCGTCGAGGGGGCGGCGACCGGCCTCGTGCGCGGTCCCGGCGGTGACGTCGTCGGCGTGCGCGACCGCCGCGGCGAGGTCCACCCCACCGGCCTCGTGGTGCTCGCCGCGGGTGCGGGCTCGGCGTCCGTCGTGCGCGACGAGCCGGACGTGCCGGTCCCCGTGCGGCCCGTGCTCGGCGCGACGCTGCGGCTCGACGCCCGGGAGGTGCCGGGCTTCCGCGAGCTGCCCGTCGTGCGCGGGTCGGTCCAGCACCGGCCCGTGTACGTCGTCCCGCGCCCGGGCGGGGAGGTCGTGGTCGGCGCGACGAGCGACGAGCGCGAACCAACCCCGGGGACGCGGGCGGGCGACGTCTTCGCGCTGCTGCGCGACGCCCGCGCGCTGCTGCCCGGGCTCGACGAGCTGCCGCTCGTGGACGTCACGACGCGGGCCCGGCCGGCGACGCCCGACCACCTCCCGCTCGTCGGCGCCGGGCCGGTCCCGGGCCTCGTGCTCGCGACGGGCCACCACCGGAACGGGGTGCTGCAGACCCCGCTCACCGCGGCCGCGCTCGACGCGCTGTTCGCGGGAGAGCCGGTGCCCGACGCCGTGCGCGCGTGCGACCCCGCAAGGTTCGTCCCCCGGGTCCCCGCTCCGGTTCCCGTCCCTGCCGCCTTGCCCGTTCCCTCGAGAGGACCCGCATGA
- the thiS gene encoding sulfur carrier protein ThiS, translating to MTSTGTVPTVTLNGVERPLTDPTSVAALVTELLADGATATASPATARADGDAAPTGVAVAVDDAIVPRGLWASTLVRAGARVEVVTAVQGG from the coding sequence ATGACCTCCACCGGCACCGTGCCGACCGTGACCCTCAACGGCGTCGAGCGCCCGCTGACCGACCCCACGAGCGTCGCCGCGCTCGTCACCGAGCTTCTCGCCGACGGCGCGACGGCCACCGCGTCCCCGGCCACGGCGAGGGCGGACGGCGACGCCGCTCCCACCGGTGTCGCGGTCGCGGTCGACGACGCGATCGTCCCCCGCGGGCTCTGGGCCTCCACGCTCGTGCGGGCCGGTGCGCGCGTCGAGGTCGTGACGGCGGTGCAGGGCGGATGA
- a CDS encoding thiazole synthase, which produces MSGVLTTTASDAPGTVDDPLVIAGTVVGPRLVLGTGGAPSLERLEDALVASGTRLTTVALRRVRAGGEQSVWGLLTRLGIRALPNTAGCFTAREAVLTAELGREACGTSWVKLEVLADDVTLLPEPFGLVEAADRLVREGFTVLPYTGDDPVVARRLEDVGCAAVMPLGSPIGSGLGILDPRSIAAIAEHAQVPVILDAGIGTASDAALAMELGCSGVLVASAVTRAADPARMARAMALAVEAGRAARLAGRIPRREQALASSPTTGLVGGPTGNLDLAL; this is translated from the coding sequence ATGAGCGGCGTCCTGACGACGACCGCCTCGGACGCCCCCGGGACCGTCGACGACCCGCTCGTGATCGCGGGCACCGTCGTCGGGCCCCGGCTCGTGCTCGGCACGGGCGGCGCGCCGAGCCTCGAGCGGCTCGAGGACGCGCTCGTCGCGTCGGGCACGCGCCTGACGACCGTCGCGCTGCGGCGGGTCCGGGCCGGCGGCGAGCAGTCGGTCTGGGGTCTGCTGACCCGGCTGGGGATCCGGGCGCTGCCGAACACCGCGGGCTGCTTCACCGCACGCGAGGCGGTGCTCACGGCCGAGCTCGGGCGCGAGGCCTGCGGGACGTCGTGGGTCAAGCTCGAGGTGCTCGCGGACGACGTGACCCTGCTCCCCGAGCCGTTCGGGCTCGTCGAGGCCGCCGACCGGCTCGTCCGGGAGGGGTTCACCGTGCTGCCCTACACGGGCGACGACCCGGTCGTGGCACGCCGGCTCGAGGACGTCGGGTGCGCCGCGGTCATGCCGCTGGGGTCGCCCATCGGCTCGGGGCTCGGCATCCTCGACCCCCGCAGCATCGCGGCGATCGCCGAGCACGCGCAGGTCCCGGTGATCCTCGACGCGGGGATCGGCACGGCGTCGGACGCGGCGCTCGCGATGGAGCTCGGGTGCAGCGGCGTGCTCGTCGCGTCGGCGGTCACGCGCGCGGCGGACCCGGCCCGGATGGCGCGTGCGATGGCCCTGGCCGTCGAGGCCGGCCGCGCCGCGCGGCTCGCGGGGCGGATCCCCCGGCGGGAGCAGGCCCTCGCGTCCTCGCCGACCACCGGTCTCGTGGGCGGCCCGACCGGCAACCTCGACCTCGCGCTCTGA
- the moeB gene encoding molybdopterin-synthase adenylyltransferase MoeB, translating into MSADAPAARAPLVPEGPPLDPARLARYARHLTLPGVGVSGQRRLAAARVLVVGAGGLGSPALLYLAAAGVGTLGVVDDDVVDESNLQRQVLHGRADVGRRKVDSAREAVLAANPDVTVEAHPVRLTAANALELVSRYDLVLDGSDNFATRYVVSDATAIAGVPHVWGALDRFQGQVSVFWSAPPEGLAPVTYRDLFPDPPAPGTVPTCAEGGVLGALCATIGSVMVTEAVKLVTGAGRSLLGRLALYDAADVRWRELRVAADPTRAPVTEVAEPAAEVCEVPPRGAAGSTAAATAVSARQLRDLLDSPAPPFVLDVREEHERAVVAIPGSVLRPAGTLLRPVRPVADGVGGAGGATGGGPDAVPNDPFAELPRDRLVAVYCKSGARSQRVVEAAHAAGRSNVVQVTGGVLAWVADVDPSLPTY; encoded by the coding sequence ATGAGCGCCGACGCGCCCGCGGCCCGTGCGCCGCTCGTCCCCGAGGGCCCGCCGCTCGACCCCGCCCGGCTCGCGCGGTACGCCCGCCACCTGACGCTCCCCGGGGTCGGGGTCAGCGGCCAGCGCCGGCTCGCGGCCGCGCGCGTGCTCGTGGTCGGCGCGGGCGGCCTCGGCAGCCCCGCGCTGCTCTACCTCGCCGCCGCGGGGGTCGGGACGCTCGGCGTCGTCGACGACGACGTGGTCGACGAGTCGAACCTGCAGCGGCAGGTCCTGCACGGCCGGGCGGACGTCGGGCGCCGCAAGGTCGACTCGGCGCGCGAGGCCGTGCTCGCCGCGAACCCCGACGTCACGGTCGAGGCCCACCCGGTGCGCCTGACCGCCGCGAACGCGCTCGAGCTCGTGTCCCGCTACGACCTCGTGCTCGACGGCTCCGACAACTTCGCCACCCGCTACGTCGTGAGCGACGCGACCGCGATCGCGGGGGTCCCGCACGTGTGGGGCGCGCTCGACCGGTTCCAGGGCCAGGTCAGCGTGTTCTGGTCCGCGCCGCCCGAGGGGCTGGCGCCCGTGACCTACCGCGACCTGTTCCCCGACCCGCCCGCGCCCGGCACCGTCCCCACGTGCGCCGAGGGCGGGGTGCTGGGGGCGCTGTGCGCGACGATCGGCTCGGTCATGGTCACCGAGGCCGTCAAGCTCGTCACCGGTGCGGGCCGCTCGCTGCTCGGGCGCCTCGCGCTGTACGACGCGGCGGACGTGCGCTGGCGCGAGCTGCGCGTGGCCGCGGACCCGACGCGGGCGCCGGTCACCGAGGTCGCCGAGCCCGCCGCCGAGGTGTGCGAGGTGCCCCCGCGCGGGGCCGCGGGGTCGACGGCGGCGGCGACCGCGGTCTCGGCGCGGCAGCTGCGCGACCTGCTCGACTCGCCCGCGCCGCCGTTCGTGCTCGACGTCCGCGAGGAGCACGAGCGCGCCGTCGTCGCGATCCCGGGGTCGGTGCTGCGGCCGGCCGGGACGCTGCTGCGGCCGGTGCGCCCGGTCGCCGACGGGGTCGGGGGAGCCGGGGGCGCCACCGGGGGCGGCCCGGACGCCGTCCCCAACGACCCGTTCGCCGAGCTCCCGCGCGACCGGCTCGTCGCGGTCTACTGCAAGTCGGGCGCGCGCTCGCAGCGCGTCGTGGAGGCGGCGCACGCCGCGGGCCGCAGCAACGTCGTGCAAGTCACGGGCGGCGTGCTCGCGTGGGTCGCGGACGTCGACCCGTCGCTCCCGACGTACTGA
- a CDS encoding OmpA family protein, giving the protein MRRTVAGLAAVLVLLSACTGGDRPSASGDPASSAPATAAPQEPAPVVVEATYLSVPVELEVAPVQVQGDVALLSVEYRLGAGAPAGAVFSAGQVLKTATGAVGPTGVRLVDLETGQVHPPGTDAERQPAVTREALPVTAEAPATSHGLYRAPAAESVAVLFPYLGLVRDVPVVHLGAGEELPVTAQDLGRAGDITYAAAPVDQFTVAFDDSSSTRVSHEDVTVALASDVLFGVDLADLSPDAQAVVDRAATEIAAEAAEGRVEVVGHTDDVASPEHNQDLSVRRAQAVVDRLAPVLGTAFEVVAEGRGESEPAVAGTSPEARAANRRVEIRFTAATPGASVEVGAAAAVPEPTGPVASGDAAVEVAGVTGFAVRALAVEPVGPFLVGTLEVERTGAGTAQPTGLFGDFVQGLATGRGLSALAMGGGAHNATLLGDASRVYPLDYVRPAADGASGDVRAVVADEWVVAPMAPGETLTTTVLWPDPGGDTVTVDVPERFRLADVPVTRR; this is encoded by the coding sequence GTGCGCCGCACCGTCGCCGGCCTGGCCGCCGTCCTCGTGCTCCTGTCCGCCTGCACCGGCGGGGACCGGCCGAGCGCCTCCGGCGACCCCGCGAGCAGCGCCCCCGCCACGGCGGCACCACAGGAGCCGGCCCCGGTCGTCGTCGAGGCGACGTACCTGTCCGTCCCCGTCGAGCTCGAGGTCGCGCCGGTCCAGGTGCAGGGCGACGTCGCGCTGCTGTCGGTCGAGTACCGGCTGGGTGCGGGGGCGCCCGCCGGGGCGGTGTTCAGCGCGGGGCAGGTGCTCAAGACCGCCACCGGAGCGGTCGGCCCCACCGGGGTGCGGCTCGTCGACCTCGAGACGGGGCAGGTGCACCCGCCGGGGACGGACGCGGAGCGGCAGCCGGCCGTCACGCGCGAGGCCCTGCCGGTCACGGCGGAGGCCCCGGCGACGTCGCACGGCCTCTACCGCGCCCCGGCTGCGGAGAGCGTGGCCGTCCTGTTCCCGTACCTCGGCCTGGTCCGCGACGTCCCCGTCGTCCACCTGGGCGCGGGGGAGGAGCTCCCGGTGACCGCGCAGGACCTCGGCCGCGCGGGCGACATCACGTACGCCGCCGCGCCGGTCGACCAGTTCACGGTCGCGTTCGACGACTCGTCCTCGACGCGCGTCTCGCACGAGGACGTCACGGTCGCCCTCGCGTCGGACGTGCTCTTCGGCGTCGACCTCGCCGACCTCTCGCCGGACGCGCAGGCCGTCGTCGACCGGGCGGCGACCGAGATCGCGGCCGAGGCTGCCGAGGGCCGCGTCGAGGTCGTCGGGCACACCGACGACGTCGCGTCGCCCGAGCACAACCAGGACCTCTCGGTGCGCCGGGCGCAGGCCGTGGTCGACCGCCTCGCACCGGTGCTGGGGACCGCGTTCGAGGTCGTCGCCGAGGGCCGAGGCGAGAGCGAGCCCGCCGTCGCAGGGACGTCGCCCGAGGCCCGTGCGGCCAACCGCCGCGTCGAGATCCGGTTCACCGCGGCGACGCCGGGCGCGTCGGTCGAGGTGGGCGCGGCCGCGGCGGTGCCGGAGCCCACGGGTCCCGTCGCGTCGGGCGACGCGGCCGTCGAGGTCGCCGGGGTCACGGGGTTCGCCGTGCGGGCCCTCGCCGTGGAGCCGGTGGGCCCGTTCCTCGTCGGGACCCTCGAGGTCGAGCGCACCGGCGCCGGGACCGCGCAGCCGACCGGGCTGTTCGGCGACTTCGTGCAGGGCCTCGCCACCGGGCGGGGGCTGAGCGCGCTCGCGATGGGCGGGGGTGCGCACAACGCGACGCTGCTCGGCGACGCGAGCCGGGTCTACCCGCTCGACTACGTCCGGCCGGCGGCGGACGGCGCGAGCGGCGACGTCCGCGCGGTCGTCGCCGACGAGTGGGTCGTCGCGCCGATGGCGCCTGGCGAGACCCTCACGACGACCGTGCTGTGGCCCGACCCGGGCGGCGACACGGTCACGGTCGACGTGCCCGAGCGGTTCCGGCTGGCCGACGTCCCCGTCACCCGCCGCTGA